Proteins encoded in a region of the Antedon mediterranea chromosome 2, ecAntMedi1.1, whole genome shotgun sequence genome:
- the LOC140041176 gene encoding uncharacterized protein, with protein sequence MADKQSTTRSGREYSGGDETDSDVESVQSIQPEQQAEESGPTSGHNPTGADSFSKDFLLLMQQQMQQQNIMMQQMMKQQERSRQEDNERRREDIEKQERLRKEDIEKQERLRKEDMERQERLRREDMEKQQALVMALMDKQKDSEEKRLKDIMRLKEVQIAKLSDSDDIENYLTTFERIANTYEWRKEHWVVKLIPHLTGKARAAYASLPVTESNQYDIVKKAILQRLKDLFTKWARPADKSKDDLAEIVILEQLIDIMPTGVQIWVKEHKPDSGLNAAELADNYFQARKGIDFEKKFQNRKHENRNNQEKTVKGTPEVDSKGNNNPPDNFHKSQSDARQPLVCRRCKKVGHIERFCRSKDGFLSTKTDTVSKPCTPYICRGLVEGCDCEILIDSGCDMTLVHSDLVAAKKINRAEQAKITCRCVHDHVQAYPTAFVNIKINNEDHNLLVGVCSDLPRDVILGRDFPKFGDLLGKRDKNHDRHSFVATRDHARKEKLREENELKSEKASGVISHQLDDVVNFQEEFGHLDGQLLSNNPPKEKVHKTRSEKRKVRKEFAKTKEAQSSQDSELDILDIGRDKIKDYQVKDRTLISLREQMLVQKDDDTIKIVCKDGILFRQVFTKHQTEPIEQLVVPYPCRNSVLKVSHDIPLAGHLGRKKTLDRIKQRFFWPGIRKDVTEYCNTCENCQKTSKYKTKLKAPMIPLPIISEPFRRIAMDIVGPLARSKTGNKYVLVICDYATRYPEAIPLRSIEAPKIADELIKLFSRVGVPTEILTDQGSNFTSKLLSQIYKLLSIKGLTTSPYHPQTDGLVERFNGTLKAMIRKFVQDDPREWDKLLPYLLFAYREVPQESTGFSPFELLYGWKVRGPLDIMKEMWTGTVTGPQSVVSHVVKMRDRLTSMKDLVQENIELSQTRQKQKYDQKSVCREFSPGDEVLLLLPSSNDALEAKWQGPYKVLRKLGPVNYEVETNDKRKKSKVYHINLLKQFHRRTIEVMLAINDVTGQDEGQDKDISWSNISSSNLTLDSGEGLDESQLSDLAEVFSEFDSVLQDKPGKTTVIKHDIEMNLGVHPVRLRAYPIPQAKLGKVKEEIESMLELGVIEESHSPWSSPYIMVPKPDGTARFCVNYKKVNSLSKFDAYPMPRIDEIIGRVGPAKFITKLDLCKGYWQVPLTERSKPYTAFSTPMGLYQFKYLPFGLHGAPATFQRMMDQLLRKKESYAAAYMDDLVIFSPDWESHIHHLRDIFQTLKQANLTVKPAKCSFAHSKVHYLGYVVGEGMIRPQKTKVEAVVQWEKPKTKKDVKSFLGLTGYYRKFIPNYADIAAPLTDLTGKKHPDKIKWTPECEDALVKLKQALCSDPVLRNPDFNAEFILQTDASDRGLGAVLSQLGPDGTDHPVLYLSRKMFPREQNYATIEKECLAIKWAVESLRYYLLGRKFKIVTDHQPLKWLVEMKETNKRLTRWSLDLQPYCFTVVHRRGISNGNADGLSRKPLT encoded by the exons atggctgataaacaatcaacaacaagATCCGGTAGAGAATACAGCGGCGGCGATGAAACTGATTCGGATGTAGAATCAGTTCAATCAATTCAACCTGAACAACAGGCAGAAGAGTCTGGACCAACCAGTGGACATAACCCTACAGGGGCTGACTCATTTTCAAAAgactttttgttgttgatgcagCAGCAAATGCAACAGCAGAATATTATGATGCAGCAGATGATGAAACAACAAGAACGTTCACGTCAAGAAGATAATGAAAGACGTCGGGAAGATATAGAGAAACAAGAACGTTTACGCAAGGAAGATATAGAGAAACAAGAACGTTTACGCAAAGAAGATATGGAAAGACAAGAACGTTTACGTAGGGAAGATATGGAGAAACAGCAAGCATTAGTAATGGCGTTAATGGACAAGCAAAAGGACAGTGAGGAGAAACGATTAAAAGACATAATGAGATTGAAGGAAGTTCAGATTGCAAAGCTTTCTGATAGTgatgatattgaaaattatctcactacgttTGAACGTATTGCTAACACCTATGAGTGGCGAAAAGAACACTGGGTAGTAAAACTAATACCTCATTTGACAGGCAAAGCAAGAGCAGCCTATGCATCACTACCAGTGACAGAAAGTAACCAGTACGACATAGTGAAGAAAGCAATATTACAAAG gttaaaagatttatttactAAGTGGGCTAGGCCTGCTGATAAAAGCAAAGATGATTTagctgaaattgttattttagagcAATTGATAGATATTATGCCCACAGGGGTACAAATTTGGGTTAAAGAACATAAACCAGATTCGGGATTAAATGCTGCGGAATTAgcagataattattttcaagcTAGAAAAGGTATCGATTTTgagaaaaagtttcaaaatagaaaacacgaaaatagaAACAACCAGGAGAAAACAGTGAAAGGCACTCCTGAAGTTGACAGTAAGGGTAATAATAATCCCCCTGATAACTTTCATAAATCACAATCTGACGCTAGACAACCTCTCGTTTGTAGACGGTGCAAAAAAGTAGGCCACATAGAACGATTTTGTCGAAGTAAGGATGGCTTTTTGTCGACAAAGACAGATACTGTTTCAAAACCATGTACACCTTACATTTGTAGAGGCCTAGTTGAAGGATGTGATTGTGAAATTTTGATAGACTCTGGATGTGATATGACACTTGTTCATTCTGATTTAGTAGCGGCTAAGAAAATTAATCGCGCGGAGCAAGCTAAAATTACATGCAGGTGCGTCCATGACCATGTCCAAGCCTATCCTACTGCATTCGTCAATATTAAGATTAATAACGAAGACCATAATTTGTTGGTTGGCGTTTGCAGCGATTTACCAAGAGATGTAATTCTTGGTAGGGACTTTCCTAAATTTGGAGACTTATTAGGAAAGAGGGATAAGAATCATGATAGGCATAGTTTTGTTGCCACTAGAGATCATGctagaaaagaaaaactaagAGAGGAAAACGAATTAAAGTCGGAAAAAGCTTCTGGGGTTATTTCACATCAGTTAGATGATGTGGTTAATTTTCAAGAAGAATTTGGACATTTAGATGGCCAACTACTCAGTAACAACCCTCCCAAGGAAAAAGTTCATAAAACCAGAAGTGAGAAACGAAAAGTTAGGAAAGAGTTTGCAAAAACAAAGGAAGCTCAATCTAGCCAAGATAGtgaattagacattttagaTATTGGCAGAGATAAAATTAAGGATTATCAGGTTAAGGATAGAACTTTAATTTCACTTCGAGAACAGATGTTAGTACAGAAGGATGATGACACTATAAAGATAGTCTGTAAGGatggaattttatttaggcAGGTTTTCACTAAACACCAGACAGAACCAATAGAGCAATTAGTAGTTCCATACCCTTGCCGTAATAGTGTATTGAAAGTCTCACATGATATTCCTTTGGCAGGTCATTTAGGTAGGAAAAAGACATTAGATAGGATAAAGCAGAGATTCTTTTGGCCTGGTATTAGAAAGGATGTGACCGAATATTGTAACACTTGTGAAAATTGTCAGAAAACTTCaaagtataaaactaaattGAAGGCCCCGATGATTCCTTTGCCAATAATCAGTGAACCATTCCGCCGAATCGCTATGGACATTGTTGGTCCACTAGCACGGAGTAAGACAGGAAATAAATATGTCTTGGTTATATGTGATTATGCAACTCGATATCCGGAGGCTATCCCACTGAGAAGTATTGAAGCTCCAAAGATAGCGGATgagttgattaaattattttccagGGTAGGGGTACCAACAGAAATTTTAACCGATCAAGGCTCTAACTTTACCTCTaagttgttgagtcaaatttaTAAGTTACTTTCAATTAAGGGCTTGACTACTTCTCCCTACCATCCACAAACCGATGGATTAGTGGAAAGATTTAATGGCACCCTCAAGGCTATGATTAGAAAATTTGTTCAGGATGATCCCCGAGAATGGGATAAATTGCTTCCGTACCTATTATTTGCTTATAGGGAGGTACCGCAGGAGTCAACTGGGTTCTCTCCATTTGAATTATTGTATGGTTGGAAGGTACGAGGTCCACTTGATATAATGAAAGAAATGTGGACAGGCACGGTGACAGGTCCTCAAAGTGTGGTTTCACACGTTGTTAAAATGAGAGATAGGTTAACTTCAATGAAAGATCTAGTCCAGGAAAACATTGAACTATCCCAAACAaggcaaaaacaaaaatatgatcAGAAATCTGTTTGTAGAGAATTTAGTCCAGGTGATGAAGTCCTATTACTCTTACCATCTAGTAACGATGCATTAGAGGCAAAATGGCAAGGTCCTTACAAGGTTTTAAGGAAACTAGGTCCAGTAAACTATGAGGTGGAAACTAATGATAAACGGAAAAAGTCAAAAGTCTACCacataaatcttttaaaacaatttcatcGTAGAACTATTGAGGTTATGCTGGCTATAAATGATGTAACTGGACAAGACGAGGGTCAGGATAAGGACATTTCTTGGTCAAATATTTCTAGTTCCAATTTAACCTTAGATTCTGGTGAAGGATTAGATGAATCTCAGCTTTCAGATTTAGCGGAGGTGTTTTCTGAATTTGACTCAGTGTTACAGGACAAGCCAGGGAAAACTACTGTAATAAAGCATGATATTGAAATGAACCTAGGGGTACACCCAGTTAGATTAAGAGCTTATCCAATTCCTCAGGCTAAGTTAGGCAAAGTAAAAGAAGAGATAGAATCTATGTTGGAACTTGGGGTAATAGAAGAGTCTCACAGTCCCTGGTCCTCTCCTTATATCATGGTACCAAAGCCGGACGGTACAGCTCGCTTTTGCgtaaattacaaaaaagtgAATAGCTTGAGCAAGTTTGATGCATATCCAATGCCTCGAATAGACGAAATAATAGGCAGGGTTGGTCCTGCTAAATTTATAACAAAGTTAGATTTATGTAAAGGTTACTGGCAGGTTCCATTAACTGAACGGTCAAAACCATATACAGCTTTTTCAACACCAATGGGTTTGTACCAATTTAAGTATTTACCATTTGGCTTGCATGGGGCTCCTGCAACGTTTCAAAGAATGATGGATCAACTGTTGCGCAAGAAAGAATCTTATGCAGCAGCTTATATGGATGATCTGGTAATATTTAGTCCAGACTGGGAAAGTCATATCCATCATCTTAGGGACATTTTTCAGACCCTCAAGCAAGCTAATCTGACAGTCAAACCTGCAAAATGTAGTTTCGCACATAGTAAAGTGCATTATTTAGGGTATGTAGTTGGAGAGGGAATGATACGTCCTCAAAAGACTAAGGTAGAAGCGGTAGTACAATGGGAAAAACCTAAAACTAAGAAGGATGTTAAATCTTTTCTTGGCCTGACAGGATACTACCGAAAGTTTATTCCTAATTATGCTGACATCGCAGCACCTCTAACTGATCTGACGGGGAAAAAACATCCAGATAAAATCAAATGGACGCCTGAGTGCGAAGATGCACTTGTAAAGTTAAAACAGGCGTTATGTTCAGACCCTGTGTTACGAAACCCAGATTTTAATGCAGAGTTTATACTGCAAACAGATGCGTCAGATCGAGGGTTAGGTGCAGTACTTAGTCAACTAGGTCCTGATGGTACTGACCATCCAGTATTGTATCTTAGTCGTAAGATGTTCCCAAGAGAACAGAATTATGCAACTATAGAGAAAGAGTGTTTAGCTATAAAATGGGCTGTCGAAAGTCTGCGATATTATCTACTAGGCAGAAAATTTAAGATAGTTACTGACCATCAACCACTCAAATGGTTGGTTGAAATGAAAGAGACAAACAAAAGACTAACTAGATGGAGTCTTGATTTACAACCTTATTGCTTTACTGTTGTACATAGAAGGGGTATTTCTAATGGTAATGCTGACGGATTGTCACGAAAACCATTAACTTAA